The sequence CAAAATCTAGCATCATCTGACTAAATGCTTTTTTATTCGCAAAAACCACATCAAAAGCTACATTTTTTATATCACTGCCCTGAAGCCCAACAATGCAAGTTTTTTTGTTTATCAATGATTGAACAGCTTTAATACCCATGCGCATGCCAAGCGTCCTATCAAAGACACTTGGGTTGCCGCCCCTTTGAATATGACCAAGTATTGTAAGTCTTGTATCAAAACCTGCTTCTTTTTTGAGTTTTTCTGTGACTTCCTGGGTTTTTTTAACACCTTCTGCCACAACAACTATGCTGTATTTTCTACCACGTTCATGTTCTTGCTTTAGTCTATTCATAATAGAGTCTATATCATATTCTACTTCAGGTATCAAAACAGCTTCTGCACCAGATGCCATAGCGCTCATTAAAGCAAGATAACCACTCTCTCTCCCCATAGTTTCTATAACAAATGCCCTTTTATGGCTTGATGCAGTGTCTCTAATAATATCAATAGCATTTGTAATAATGTTTAATGCGGTATCAACACCTAATGCCATATCGGTTCCATATATGTCGTTATCAATAGATTCTGGTATCCCAACACATACAATACCACTTTCAGCTAATTTTTTTGCGCCACGCAAAGATCCGTCACCACCAATTACAATAAGGCCTTCTATTTCCTCATCTTCTAATGTTTTAAGTGCTTTTTTAAAACCACTTTCTTGCATAAATTCTTCACATCGTGATGTCATAAGTATCGTGCCGCCCCTTTGCAAAATACCACTGACTTGAATAGGTGTTAATTCTATAGCCAAATCATTTACAAGGCCATTATACCCTTCCAAAAAACCTGTTACTTTTATGTTGTTTTTGTATGCTTCTTCTACTATAGCTTTAAGCGTGGCATTTATTCCGGAGCAATCTCCGCCACTTGTTAAAACACCAATTCTTTTCATTAAACCCCCTAAAATTTTTTTCGTGTATTCTTTTTAATTTCTGCAACGCCACCTGTTGTAGTTATATAATCTTTTAGTTTTTCAAATTTCTTTTCACCAATCCCAGAAACATTTTTTATTTCATCTATACTATTAAAAAAGCCATGTGAGTTTCTGTAATCAACAATTTTTTTTGCTGTTTTTGGACCAATCCCCGGCAATTTAGTAAGTGCACTCTGGCTTGCTATATTAATATTTAGTTTTTCTGATTGAGCAAAAGCTATATTAAAAACAATTAAAATGCTTAAAAATACACCAAACGCTATCTTCATAAAAACCTCCAATTATTTTTTGTTAATATATCATATTTTGCTAATTTTTTAAA is a genomic window of Desulfurella sp. containing:
- a CDS encoding ATP-dependent 6-phosphofructokinase, which encodes MKRIGVLTSGGDCSGINATLKAIVEEAYKNNIKVTGFLEGYNGLVNDLAIELTPIQVSGILQRGGTILMTSRCEEFMQESGFKKALKTLEDEEIEGLIVIGGDGSLRGAKKLAESGIVCVGIPESIDNDIYGTDMALGVDTALNIITNAIDIIRDTASSHKRAFVIETMGRESGYLALMSAMASGAEAVLIPEVEYDIDSIMNRLKQEHERGRKYSIVVVAEGVKKTQEVTEKLKKEAGFDTRLTILGHIQRGGNPSVFDRTLGMRMGIKAVQSLINKKTCIVGLQGSDIKNVAFDVVFANKKAFSQMMLDFARLKSR
- a CDS encoding helix-hairpin-helix domain-containing protein encodes the protein MKIAFGVFLSILIVFNIAFAQSEKLNINIASQSALTKLPGIGPKTAKKIVDYRNSHGFFNSIDEIKNVSGIGEKKFEKLKDYITTTGGVAEIKKNTRKKF